The following proteins are encoded in a genomic region of Natrinema sp. HArc-T2:
- a CDS encoding ParA family protein produces MIPYTVWSEAGGVGKTTLAANLMRAHANQGMKVLGIDMDPQDGGLTNHFGLDDRKADSEADNLVLHMVDRPRGDFHDLIQSTEGVDLVPSHNNLGNLADLLATAKELEDQTSLEGEFEKEKQLRRVLVDAGVPSEYDVIIIDPPASEGQHLYNAVYATSNLLIPFEPSPKGERSVQGLRDVVSGLEAELGDIDVGVLGTVPNKVKGTNVNQKYLSALEEESLPIAPVSIGERGSMLGDAWDNQVSIYELAENDDYRDLRDYEEPTLEKFDELAEFIADQFATTEVTA; encoded by the coding sequence ATGATTCCGTATACAGTCTGGTCCGAGGCGGGTGGCGTCGGAAAGACGACGCTTGCGGCTAACCTCATGCGTGCGCACGCGAATCAAGGGATGAAGGTTCTCGGAATCGATATGGATCCGCAGGATGGCGGCCTCACCAATCACTTCGGTCTCGATGATCGGAAGGCCGACAGCGAAGCCGACAATCTCGTCCTCCACATGGTTGACCGACCACGAGGCGATTTCCATGACCTCATCCAGTCGACTGAAGGCGTAGATCTCGTTCCGAGTCACAATAATCTCGGCAACCTTGCTGATCTCCTCGCGACGGCCAAGGAACTCGAGGACCAGACGAGCCTCGAGGGGGAGTTCGAGAAGGAAAAGCAGCTCCGACGGGTCCTCGTCGACGCGGGTGTCCCATCGGAGTACGACGTTATCATCATTGATCCACCAGCGTCTGAGGGGCAACACCTGTACAACGCGGTTTACGCAACGTCGAATCTCCTCATCCCCTTCGAACCATCTCCGAAAGGCGAGCGGAGTGTTCAGGGCCTCCGTGATGTGGTGAGTGGCCTCGAGGCTGAACTCGGAGATATCGACGTCGGTGTTCTCGGTACCGTCCCGAACAAGGTCAAGGGGACAAACGTGAACCAGAAATATCTCAGTGCACTCGAGGAGGAGTCACTGCCGATCGCCCCTGTGTCGATTGGCGAGCGTGGGTCGATGCTTGGTGACGCGTGGGACAACCAAGTGTCGATCTACGAACTCGCGGAGAACGACGACTACCGCGATCTTCGCGATTACGAAGAACCGACGCTCGAGAAGTTCGACGAGCTAGCCGAGTTCATTGCCGATCAATTTGCGACGACAGAGGTCACAGCATGA
- a CDS encoding thiolase family protein, producing the protein MTAHRQSSAGQTDRVAIIGASMTQFGQREGEWVMDLLAEAGIKCLEDAGVDADDVKHLYVSNMTSGEFEGMTGVMNALAHDLDMMPAYTQRVDQTSSSGGAGIYAAWQSIKSGASDMTLLVGGEKMTHTTTGESTDIIASIGHPTEYKTGVTLPSFAGLTARHYLERFDVPRESLAKVAVKNHKNGVDNPNAQFQKEVDLETVLESPIIADPLRLYDFCPVTDGSAALLFCPESVARKYTDDYAVIAGVDGATDTHVVHERADPTVMGGVVKSGNGAYEMSGYGPDDIDVAELHDMFTILEFLQMEGLGFADQGEAWQLVEDGYTEKDGELPVNTSGGLKSKGHPLGASGVAQGVEIYEQLVGEAGPRQVDADVGLCCNVGGFGNCVITTIMEAAQ; encoded by the coding sequence ATGACGGCGCATCGTCAATCTTCAGCTGGACAGACAGATCGCGTGGCGATTATCGGTGCCTCAATGACTCAGTTCGGACAACGCGAGGGGGAATGGGTAATGGATCTCCTCGCGGAAGCCGGAATCAAGTGTCTCGAGGACGCAGGCGTCGACGCAGACGACGTCAAGCACCTCTATGTCTCGAATATGACCAGCGGTGAGTTCGAAGGGATGACGGGGGTGATGAACGCGCTGGCACACGACCTAGACATGATGCCGGCATACACCCAGCGAGTCGATCAGACGAGTTCGAGCGGCGGAGCCGGGATCTACGCCGCCTGGCAATCGATCAAAAGCGGAGCCAGTGACATGACCTTGCTCGTCGGCGGTGAGAAAATGACTCATACAACGACCGGCGAGTCGACCGACATCATTGCGTCAATCGGTCATCCCACGGAGTACAAGACCGGCGTCACGCTCCCATCGTTTGCTGGCCTCACAGCGCGCCATTATCTCGAACGATTCGACGTGCCCCGGGAGAGTTTGGCGAAAGTGGCGGTCAAAAACCACAAAAATGGCGTCGACAACCCCAACGCCCAGTTCCAGAAAGAAGTCGATCTCGAGACGGTGTTGGAGTCACCGATTATCGCCGATCCGCTCCGTCTCTACGACTTCTGTCCGGTGACGGATGGCTCGGCCGCGCTGCTTTTCTGCCCCGAATCGGTCGCCCGGAAGTACACGGACGACTACGCCGTGATCGCAGGTGTCGACGGAGCAACAGACACGCATGTCGTCCATGAGCGTGCGGATCCAACCGTGATGGGAGGCGTCGTGAAGAGCGGGAACGGCGCCTACGAGATGAGCGGCTACGGTCCTGACGATATCGATGTCGCAGAACTCCATGACATGTTCACTATCCTCGAGTTCCTCCAGATGGAAGGACTCGGGTTTGCCGACCAGGGGGAAGCCTGGCAACTTGTCGAAGACGGATACACAGAGAAAGACGGTGAACTTCCGGTCAATACGTCTGGCGGCCTCAAGTCGAAGGGTCACCCGCTCGGTGCGAGTGGCGTCGCACAGGGCGTCGAGATCTACGAACAGCTCGTCGGCGAGGCCGGCCCACGACAGGTCGACGCGGATGTCGGCCTCTGTTGTAACGTCGGCGGCTTCGGTAACTGCGTGATCACCACCATCATGGAGGCAGCACAATGA
- a CDS encoding TetR/AcrR family transcriptional regulator has protein sequence MDDDTATEILEATSRALCQHGYADLTLKDIADEADRSKAAIHYYYDSKENLFLEFLDFLYERYTAQLPAVDGGTPRDQLYTLLETALTDEEAAPAQEYQTALLEVTAQAPYNDAIQTRLVSFDDLLFERAREIITAGVEMGEFNETVKPAVAAEFLITAITGAHTRRVAIDQSFERSYEAITQYAETHFLADELSEATH, from the coding sequence ATGGACGATGATACAGCTACTGAAATTCTCGAGGCGACGTCTCGGGCACTCTGCCAGCACGGATACGCCGATCTCACTCTCAAAGACATCGCTGACGAGGCAGACCGGAGTAAAGCAGCCATCCACTACTACTACGACAGCAAAGAGAACCTCTTCCTCGAGTTTCTCGACTTTCTGTACGAACGATACACTGCGCAGCTTCCCGCAGTCGACGGTGGCACGCCGCGTGACCAACTCTATACGCTCCTCGAAACGGCTCTCACTGACGAAGAAGCTGCGCCTGCCCAAGAGTACCAAACCGCGCTACTCGAAGTGACAGCGCAAGCGCCGTACAACGACGCGATCCAGACGCGACTCGTCAGCTTCGATGATTTGCTCTTCGAACGGGCGCGGGAGATCATCACGGCTGGTGTCGAGATGGGCGAGTTCAATGAAACGGTCAAGCCCGCCGTCGCTGCCGAGTTCCTTATCACAGCTATCACGGGAGCACATACGCGGCGTGTAGCTATCGATCAGTCATTCGAGCGATCCTATGAGGCGATCACACAGTACGCTGAGACACACTTTCTCGCAGACGAGCTATCGGAGGCGACCCATTAA
- a CDS encoding MFS transporter: protein MSDRSRLSLVVWSVLVSQVFLYPGLDETVSALGGSESILAGTWFLVAEFGAFVLCAVLWGVASDSLGSRTPSVVLGATGGAVSYLAVAVAPHVSLGFGVVLLLRVAGGAFTIGAFSLSITMLMDRSGGHGRNMGAAGTAIGLGAALGSVVGGQLTTVDPLAPLYGGAILLGGSAALAATIPDRSVGGGPLSIQSSIESDRVRSYPILLVPFAFGYIDRLTAGFFALTGVAYFRDTFDIDAATAGFTLALFFVPFAVLQYPVGSLSDRIGRFLPVVVGSLLYGVTIIAVVLSPTYVAAAILTVLVGVCGALVSPTTMALVTDIVPATERGAAMGGFNVFGSLGMLSGFLIGGTVTELYGYLPAFLVAGGLEVAIAALAFQPVRQITDSDTRLSHGLGDN from the coding sequence ATGAGTGATCGATCCCGACTTTCGCTTGTCGTCTGGAGTGTTCTCGTCTCGCAGGTGTTTCTCTATCCGGGGCTTGACGAAACGGTCTCGGCGCTGGGTGGCAGTGAGAGCATTCTCGCCGGAACGTGGTTTCTAGTCGCTGAGTTTGGCGCATTTGTTCTGTGTGCCGTTTTGTGGGGTGTCGCCAGTGATTCTCTTGGGTCTCGAACACCGTCGGTCGTCTTGGGCGCGACGGGCGGTGCTGTAAGTTACTTGGCGGTTGCAGTCGCTCCTCATGTTAGTCTCGGGTTCGGTGTTGTGTTGCTATTGCGAGTCGCCGGTGGTGCGTTTACCATTGGTGCGTTCTCGCTGTCGATCACGATGCTAATGGATCGCTCAGGTGGACACGGTCGAAACATGGGTGCAGCAGGGACAGCTATCGGACTCGGTGCGGCACTCGGCTCGGTCGTTGGTGGGCAACTCACCACGGTTGATCCGCTTGCGCCACTATACGGGGGTGCAATACTCCTCGGTGGTTCGGCTGCCCTCGCTGCGACGATCCCCGACCGGAGTGTCGGTGGTGGGCCCCTGTCGATACAGTCGTCGATCGAGTCCGATCGAGTCCGATCGTACCCGATCTTACTTGTGCCGTTCGCATTCGGATACATCGATCGCTTGACTGCGGGATTCTTTGCGTTAACCGGTGTTGCGTACTTCAGAGATACATTCGATATCGATGCTGCAACAGCGGGATTCACGCTTGCGTTATTCTTCGTTCCGTTTGCAGTATTACAGTATCCAGTCGGATCGCTCTCGGATCGAATCGGGCGATTCCTGCCAGTCGTTGTCGGATCACTGCTATATGGAGTGACGATCATCGCCGTCGTACTTTCGCCTACTTACGTGGCCGCAGCAATTCTGACGGTACTCGTCGGTGTCTGTGGGGCGCTTGTCTCACCAACGACAATGGCACTTGTCACTGATATCGTACCGGCGACGGAGCGTGGTGCAGCGATGGGCGGATTCAATGTGTTCGGTAGTCTCGGGATGTTGAGCGGATTTCTCATCGGTGGAACCGTTACAGAGCTGTACGGCTACCTACCGGCATTTCTCGTAGCTGGTGGACTAGAGGTCGCGATTGCAGCGCTCGCGTTTCAGCCTGTTCGGCAGATCACGGATTCTGACACAAGACTGTCACACGGCCTGGGTGACAATTGA
- a CDS encoding TetR/AcrR family transcriptional regulator, which produces MADTPTEAEPDPHEEIMRATYRALREHGYADLTIKRIADEYGKSTAAIHYHYDTKDDLLTAFLDFILDQFKDTVHEVETTDPEQRLELLLDKLLVNPKDHQDLLVAILEMRSQVPYNDQFRERFQQNDEYVQYLIRTVIDQGVKTGVFDDVDTDHVAQALMIIVDGARTRAVVFDEEDSLETARRTAAEYVTAALVADD; this is translated from the coding sequence ATGGCCGATACGCCGACAGAGGCCGAACCCGATCCACACGAGGAGATCATGCGCGCAACGTACCGCGCACTTCGTGAGCACGGATATGCCGATCTCACGATCAAGCGTATCGCCGATGAATACGGAAAGTCAACCGCTGCAATCCACTACCACTACGACACGAAGGACGACCTGCTGACAGCATTTTTGGATTTCATTCTCGATCAGTTCAAGGACACGGTTCACGAGGTCGAGACGACAGATCCCGAGCAGCGACTCGAGTTGCTACTCGACAAACTGCTCGTCAATCCCAAGGACCATCAAGACCTTCTCGTCGCCATACTGGAGATGCGGAGTCAAGTGCCGTACAACGACCAATTCCGCGAGCGGTTTCAGCAAAACGATGAGTACGTTCAGTACCTGATCCGCACAGTGATCGACCAAGGGGTCAAGACAGGCGTGTTCGACGATGTCGACACTGACCACGTAGCCCAAGCGCTCATGATAATCGTCGACGGCGCGCGGACACGAGCGGTTGTGTTCGACGAAGAAGATTCGCTCGAGACAGCGAGGCGAACCGCAGCAGAGTACGTGACCGCCGCTCTAGTCGCTGATGACTGA
- a CDS encoding zinc ribbon domain-containing protein — protein sequence MEQCTIRGVGEIAVEHPEDIRDDAEWGRHGNKKFHDRPFDTIIGMIEYKAEEHGISVERVDESGLRTSKTCCACGMEASANRVERRLYVCDECGLVANGI from the coding sequence GTGGAGCAGTGTACTATTCGTGGTGTTGGTGAAATCGCTGTAGAACACCCGGAAGACATCCGTGATGATGCTGAATGGGGTCGCCACGGGAACAAGAAGTTCCACGATCGACCGTTTGACACGATCATCGGCATGATCGAGTACAAAGCCGAAGAGCACGGGATCAGCGTCGAGCGCGTTGATGAATCCGGGCTCCGAACGTCGAAGACGTGCTGTGCGTGCGGGATGGAAGCATCTGCGAATCGCGTGGAACGTAGACTGTACGTCTGTGACGAGTGTGGATTAGTGGCGAACGGGATCTGA
- a CDS encoding LLM class flavin-dependent oxidoreductase, which yields MDLSVVDLSPVPNDGTASDAYANTVEAAQQAEKLGYSRFWVAEHHSMADTIAGTTPEVLLGHLAAETESIRLGSGAVLLNHYSPFKVAEQFGVLDSLAPGRIDAGLGRANGSPAADQALGTDRHIQNPDEDHAEKIEAVVNHLYDDYPDGHPYSDLQIPRSGEDVPTPWVLGSSPSSAAIAAELGLPYCFAAFIRPQLATRSFETYREQFQSSSLAGSIGEPQGMIAVNAVCAETDEEAARLRAVAEASYQRMQRGVVGTRPSIEEAIDEFGGVPEPTPATLTADEWPRAISGSPETISSLLERLTERVGVDEVMIQHIHATHTDAFRSHELIAEGIGLT from the coding sequence ATGGATCTCTCTGTTGTCGATCTGTCTCCCGTTCCGAACGACGGGACCGCGAGTGACGCGTACGCGAACACCGTTGAGGCCGCTCAACAGGCTGAAAAGCTCGGATACTCTCGGTTCTGGGTGGCCGAACATCATAGCATGGCAGACACTATCGCCGGGACGACGCCCGAAGTGCTGCTTGGACACCTCGCCGCTGAAACAGAATCGATTCGACTTGGATCAGGGGCAGTGCTACTCAACCACTACAGCCCGTTCAAAGTCGCCGAACAGTTCGGCGTACTCGATTCACTCGCACCAGGTCGTATTGACGCGGGCCTTGGCCGGGCTAATGGATCGCCTGCGGCAGATCAAGCCCTCGGAACAGACCGACACATCCAGAATCCCGATGAAGATCATGCAGAGAAGATCGAAGCCGTCGTCAACCACCTCTATGACGACTACCCTGACGGACATCCCTACAGCGACCTGCAGATACCGCGTTCGGGCGAGGACGTCCCCACGCCATGGGTGCTCGGGTCAAGTCCATCAAGCGCTGCGATCGCAGCTGAACTCGGGCTCCCATACTGCTTTGCGGCGTTCATTCGACCGCAGCTGGCAACCCGCTCGTTCGAGACGTATCGCGAACAGTTCCAGTCGTCGTCACTTGCCGGTAGTATCGGCGAGCCACAAGGTATGATCGCTGTGAACGCAGTCTGTGCAGAGACCGATGAAGAGGCGGCACGACTCCGAGCCGTGGCCGAGGCGTCATACCAGCGTATGCAACGCGGGGTTGTCGGCACGAGACCGTCCATTGAAGAGGCTATCGACGAATTCGGTGGCGTTCCAGAGCCGACGCCCGCAACACTCACTGCTGATGAATGGCCACGAGCGATTTCCGGGAGCCCGGAGACGATTTCATCACTTCTTGAACGACTCACGGAACGCGTCGGCGTTGACGAAGTGATGATTCAACACATCCACGCAACCCATACGGATGCGTTCCGTTCGCACGAACTGATTGCTGAGGGCATCGGACTCACGTGA
- a CDS encoding MFS transporter — protein sequence MGLRDFHPAVLATALATFVSFLGIGVVDPILPSIAREMGASHFMVMFLFTSYLLVMGLANLVAGALATRFGSKNTMPLGIATVAVFAGACAFVSTIESLSILRGVWGLGNALFTTTALAIIVGVAGGCSEGAITLYEAALGFGIACGPLLGGLLGAQSWRLPFAGTSILMIITFGFVIATVSEPDTERQQGIRDVVGTFRHTGVFTNAVIGMLYTFGFFTLLAYTPLIIGLGTVQIGLVFFAWGLFEIVGSAILSPRLNQRFGMPEATSGALVVGVGLVVLLGRLSEFRFSTPDPATNH from the coding sequence ATGGGTCTTCGAGATTTCCATCCGGCTGTTCTTGCAACAGCACTTGCAACGTTCGTTTCCTTCCTCGGAATCGGGGTTGTCGATCCGATTCTGCCCAGTATCGCGCGTGAGATGGGGGCATCCCACTTCATGGTGATGTTTCTGTTCACGAGCTACCTCTTGGTTATGGGGCTCGCTAACCTGGTTGCGGGCGCGCTTGCCACACGATTCGGAAGCAAAAACACGATGCCCCTCGGAATTGCAACGGTTGCCGTTTTCGCGGGGGCTTGTGCGTTCGTGTCGACGATCGAATCCTTGTCGATTCTCCGTGGCGTCTGGGGACTCGGAAACGCGCTGTTCACCACGACGGCACTCGCTATCATCGTCGGTGTCGCTGGCGGGTGCAGTGAGGGAGCTATCACACTCTACGAAGCGGCACTCGGCTTTGGAATCGCCTGTGGGCCGCTTCTCGGTGGCTTGCTCGGCGCACAGTCATGGCGACTGCCGTTCGCTGGGACCAGTATCCTGATGATCATTACGTTCGGGTTCGTCATCGCCACAGTCTCCGAACCAGACACCGAACGCCAGCAGGGGATTCGCGATGTCGTCGGGACGTTCCGCCACACGGGCGTATTTACGAACGCAGTTATCGGCATGCTCTACACCTTCGGCTTCTTCACGTTGCTCGCGTACACGCCGCTCATCATCGGTCTCGGTACGGTTCAAATCGGTCTCGTGTTCTTCGCCTGGGGACTGTTCGAGATCGTCGGGTCGGCCATCCTCTCGCCACGTCTAAACCAACGATTCGGGATGCCTGAGGCCACCAGTGGCGCGCTCGTCGTCGGTGTCGGACTCGTTGTCCTCTTGGGTCGGCTCAGTGAGTTTCGTTTCTCCACCCCGGACCCAGCTACCAACCACTGA
- a CDS encoding MATE family efflux transporter — MGVRSRIRSLFKGPEEFDLTAGSIGKPLFFLSMPIVVTNLFQTAYNLADTFWLGQYSTDALAAISFAFPMVFLLISLGMGISVAGSVLVAQFTGADEEREAEYAASQTVTFAAIAAVILGGIGYVGVDTFLGLLGASQDVLPLATSYMEVISLGLLFMFGFAVFIALMRGYGDTITPMLVMFGSVVLNIVIDPFLIFGWTIVENAPLVGTLSFPELGIQGAAIATVFSRALALIVGLAIMFRGNRGVQINLHDMAPDPSYLRRLVRIGLPASIEGTGRAISMNLLLVIVAMFPDTVVAAYGIGTRVFSVAFLPALAVARGVETMTGQNIGADKPDRAEQAAGLAAKVLFGVLTIAGIAAFLFPEPIVSAFVGADQAHAAQVVDIGAEFIRYVALTFGFMGIMRAYTGSFRGAGKTLTAAAISVLTLGVVRFPIAWLTAGPLGESGIWLSFAISNIAGAIIAYAWYRRGTWRESNLTESRVDLGETSVEVAGDD, encoded by the coding sequence ATGGGAGTTCGAAGTCGCATTCGATCTTTGTTCAAGGGACCCGAGGAGTTCGATCTCACCGCGGGTAGCATCGGCAAGCCCCTCTTTTTCTTGTCGATGCCGATCGTCGTGACGAACCTCTTCCAGACCGCGTACAACCTCGCGGATACCTTCTGGCTCGGCCAGTACAGCACGGATGCCCTGGCAGCGATCAGCTTCGCGTTCCCGATGGTCTTCCTGCTCATCTCTCTCGGGATGGGAATCTCCGTCGCCGGCAGCGTCCTCGTCGCACAGTTTACCGGTGCAGACGAAGAACGCGAAGCCGAGTACGCCGCCTCGCAGACGGTGACGTTCGCCGCTATCGCCGCAGTCATTCTTGGCGGCATCGGCTACGTCGGCGTCGACACCTTCCTCGGCCTGCTGGGCGCCTCGCAAGATGTGCTGCCGCTGGCGACCAGCTACATGGAAGTCATCTCTCTCGGCCTGTTGTTTATGTTCGGGTTCGCTGTATTCATCGCACTCATGCGGGGATACGGCGACACGATCACGCCGATGCTCGTCATGTTCGGGTCGGTGGTGCTCAACATTGTCATCGATCCGTTCTTGATCTTCGGGTGGACAATTGTCGAGAACGCCCCGCTTGTCGGCACGCTCTCGTTCCCGGAACTCGGCATTCAGGGCGCGGCTATCGCCACCGTGTTCTCGCGTGCGCTCGCACTGATTGTTGGTCTAGCAATCATGTTCCGCGGAAACCGTGGTGTCCAAATCAACCTCCACGATATGGCCCCTGACCCCTCGTATCTCCGCCGCCTCGTTCGCATCGGCTTGCCGGCATCCATCGAAGGTACTGGCCGAGCGATCTCGATGAACCTGCTGTTGGTCATCGTTGCGATGTTCCCGGACACAGTCGTAGCTGCGTACGGTATCGGTACGCGTGTCTTCTCGGTTGCCTTCCTCCCTGCCCTCGCCGTCGCCCGTGGCGTGGAAACGATGACCGGCCAGAATATAGGGGCTGATAAACCAGACCGAGCAGAACAAGCGGCAGGGCTGGCCGCGAAAGTACTCTTCGGGGTCCTCACGATCGCAGGAATCGCCGCCTTCCTGTTTCCAGAACCCATCGTCTCGGCGTTCGTCGGTGCTGACCAAGCGCACGCCGCCCAGGTAGTCGATATCGGTGCAGAGTTCATCCGGTACGTCGCGCTGACGTTCGGGTTCATGGGCATTATGCGGGCGTACACGGGCAGTTTCCGTGGTGCCGGAAAGACGCTCACTGCAGCGGCGATCTCAGTGCTGACGCTCGGTGTTGTCCGCTTCCCGATCGCGTGGCTCACTGCGGGCCCGCTCGGAGAAAGTGGTATCTGGCTGTCGTTCGCTATCTCGAACATTGCGGGAGCAATCATCGCCTACGCATGGTATCGACGTGGCACGTGGCGCGAAAGTAATCTGACCGAATCCCGAGTCGACCTCGGTGAAACCAGTGTCGAGGTGGCAGGCGATGACTGA
- a CDS encoding OB-fold domain-containing protein has translation MTMDAIRYENGTISYPGHPRGPGGSNPAETIDLSEYTAEVVTWTTSTATPPGVREPNYLAIVEFDVEGESVRAIGQLTTDDVETGDEVRPVHVDELREPGAGIREPESQDWDGYRFTPV, from the coding sequence ATGACGATGGACGCGATCCGATATGAGAACGGTACGATCAGCTATCCCGGCCACCCGCGCGGTCCCGGTGGCTCGAATCCGGCGGAAACGATCGATCTCAGCGAATATACCGCTGAAGTCGTCACCTGGACGACCAGCACCGCGACGCCGCCCGGCGTCCGCGAACCGAACTACCTCGCGATCGTCGAGTTCGACGTAGAGGGTGAATCCGTCCGCGCGATCGGCCAGTTGACCACCGATGATGTTGAAACAGGTGATGAGGTCCGCCCTGTCCACGTCGACGAACTCCGCGAACCCGGCGCTGGCATTCGGGAACCCGAGAGTCAAGACTGGGACGGCTACCGGTTCACACCTGTGTGA
- a CDS encoding MarR family transcriptional regulator has protein sequence MISTNEQQVAIPDGLASSQAKLVYLSLFVMEKATVSEIQQLLELPKLTILPIIRSLAANDHIKRTEDGYAI, from the coding sequence ATGATATCCACGAACGAACAGCAAGTAGCGATTCCGGATGGTCTCGCATCATCACAGGCTAAACTCGTCTACCTCTCCCTCTTCGTGATGGAGAAGGCGACCGTATCTGAGATCCAGCAACTGTTAGAGTTGCCCAAGCTCACGATTCTTCCAATTATCAGATCGCTCGCCGCAAACGACCATATCAAGCGTACGGAGGACGGCTATGCTATCTAA
- a CDS encoding zinc ribbon domain-containing protein, translating into MAQSTSQKRPWLAMLLAMLATGLGHLYLRRWRRALGWLAASFVVTTLFVDPTALDAFVTGNGGLEEALVVAPLFLVIGLSILDAYLLARSQRVPSAVDPAAAESTPCPHCGKELDSDLEFCQWCTKPIDDIDRERLEEGDGR; encoded by the coding sequence ATGGCTCAGTCAACATCGCAGAAACGACCGTGGCTCGCGATGCTACTCGCGATGCTCGCTACCGGGCTCGGTCACCTTTACCTTCGGCGGTGGCGTCGTGCGCTCGGATGGCTCGCTGCTTCGTTCGTCGTGACCACACTGTTCGTCGATCCGACTGCGCTCGACGCGTTTGTGACCGGAAACGGTGGACTCGAGGAGGCGTTGGTTGTCGCACCGCTGTTCCTCGTTATCGGCCTCAGCATCTTGGACGCGTACCTGCTCGCGCGCTCTCAGCGTGTTCCAAGCGCGGTCGATCCTGCCGCAGCGGAGTCGACACCCTGTCCTCATTGCGGAAAGGAACTGGATTCCGACCTCGAGTTCTGCCAGTGGTGTACGAAGCCGATCGATGACATCGATCGGGAGCGACTCGAGGAAGGGGACGGTCGATAA